The Oryza glaberrima chromosome 9, OglaRS2, whole genome shotgun sequence genome includes a window with the following:
- the LOC127783910 gene encoding uncharacterized protein At4g33100, protein MVFGRSKSSSSTASPPPAAAASSAAAAACSELRAAYHECFNRWYAEKFAKGQWHKDDCVGEWHKYRACLEEHLEDKNLRQILLESETSAYYAQFDADSSSRKGGTSTK, encoded by the exons ATGGTGTTTGGCCGGAGCAAgtcgtcctcgtcgacggcgtcTCCTCCCCCTGCTGCGGCGGCTtcctcggcggccgcggcggcgtgctcgGAGCTGCGTGCGGCGTACCACGAGTGCTTCAACCGCTGGTACGCGGAGAAGTTCGCCAAGGGGCAATGGCACAAGGACGACTGCGTCGGCGAGTGGCACAAGTACCGCGCCTGCCTCGAG GAACATCTGGAAGACAAGAATCTCAGGCAAATCCTATTGGAATCAGAAACATCTGCCTACTATGCCCAGTTTGATGCTGATTCTTCTTCTCGAAAAGGTGGCACCTCGACGAAGTGA